The Campylobacter concisus genome has a window encoding:
- a CDS encoding 5-formyltetrahydrofolate cyclo-ligase produces MSVNLEKNEFRKNARANLIKLTKFRAKCTHHKAAKTLLNLINYTNSKKVLFYLPLNYEVDVLKIRRNLSHKCEIFAPFMVGLSLEMVRLRLPFLTYKFNVRQPSGKKMNNVKLDMAVVPAIGVDGAMARIGHGKGFYDRFFDTLPIKPKLIVFLEVKDFYTKDVLSQAHDAVGDFYITPSKNYIKRGINDRGFNRLRSRCGGRWSRVSLRQKDK; encoded by the coding sequence ATGAGCGTTAATTTAGAAAAAAACGAATTTAGAAAAAATGCAAGAGCAAATTTGATAAAGCTTACTAAATTTAGAGCAAAATGCACACATCATAAGGCAGCAAAAACGCTTTTAAATTTGATAAATTACACAAATTCTAAAAAGGTGCTCTTTTACCTGCCGCTTAACTACGAAGTCGATGTGCTTAAAATAAGACGAAATTTATCACATAAATGTGAAATTTTTGCCCCTTTTATGGTAGGTCTTAGCTTAGAGATGGTAAGATTGCGACTGCCATTTCTAACTTATAAATTTAATGTCAGGCAGCCATCTGGCAAAAAAATGAATAATGTTAAACTCGATATGGCGGTAGTTCCAGCGATTGGGGTTGATGGAGCTATGGCAAGGATAGGGCACGGAAAAGGATTTTACGATAGATTTTTTGACACTTTGCCCATTAAGCCAAAACTGATAGTTTTCTTAGAGGTAAAAGACTTTTACACCAAAGATGTGCTCTCGCAGGCGCACGATGCGGTGGGAGACTTTTATATAACCCCAAGTAAAAATTATATAAAAAGAGGAATAAATGATAGAGGTTTTAATAGGCTTAGGAGCCGGTGTGGTGGGCGTTGGAGCAGGGTATCTCTACGCCAAAAAGATAAATGA